The following are from one region of the Zingiber officinale cultivar Zhangliang unplaced genomic scaffold, Zo_v1.1 ctg161, whole genome shotgun sequence genome:
- the LOC122036431 gene encoding pentatricopeptide repeat-containing protein At3g49730-like, producing the protein MQRILSRCRRRNFPGTLSSTHRLTFRRDVSSSAEGGVDSFSADVERTYRILRKFHSRPPKLALALRDSGVELRPGLVERVISRCGDAGTLAFRYFSWASRHPDHHPSPAAHRAMVRVLSKMRHFGPAWALVDEIRRETPDLLTPDLFIGLIRRFAAARMVAKAVEVLDEMPKYGCEADEHVFGCLLDALCKKGSVKEAASLFQDMKEQFPPNLKHFTSLLYGWCKLGKLMEAKFVLVQMKDAGFEPDVVVFNTLLGGFAAAGKMEDGYELLKEMRRRGCEPTVVSYTTLIQALCSRDRMDEAMLMFVEMRRNGCAADAVTYSTLISGFCKSGKLDRGYEFLDAMVEQGLRPDPSAYFHFFASYEKKDKLEECLELMSKMSKSGCLPDLSIYNIVIRLICKLGELKQAITIWNEMEASGLSPGLDTFVIMVHGFVEQGSLIEACTYFKDMVGRGLFTTPQYGILKDLLNALLRDEKLELAKEVWSCILNNGCELNVYAWTIWIHALLSRKHVKEASFYCLNMLDAGLMPQPSTFAKLMKGLKKLYNRLIAAEITERVRKMAEEMHITFKMYKRRGVRDLEEKAKAQAKAKRKRKKEKSHGRRFNHQHSRNPSNQVDPFDEETYIP; encoded by the coding sequence atgcagAGGATCTTGTCGAGGTGTCGCCGGAGAAATTTCCCCGGAACCCTCTCTTCGACGCATCGCCTCACCTTCCGGCGCGACGTCAGCTCCTCAGCGGAGGGCGGCGTCGACAGCTTCTCTGCGGACGTCGAGAGGACCTACCGCATCCTCCGCAAGTTCCATTCGCGGCCGCCCAAGCTTGCCCTCGCCCTCCGTGACTCCGGCGTTGAACTCCGCCCGGGCCTAGTTGAGCGCGTCATCTCCCGATGCGGCGACGCCGGTACCCTCGCCTTCCGATACTTCTCCTGGGCCTCCCGTCACCCGGATCACCACCCGTCCCCCGCCGCTCACCGCGCCATGGTCCGCGTCCTCTCCAAGATGCGCCATTTCGGCCCCGCCTGGGCCCTCGTCGATGAAATACGGCGCGAGACCCCCGACCTCCTTACTCCCGACCTCTTCATTGGTCTCATCCGCCGCTTCGCTGCCGCCCGCATGGTGGCCAAGGCCGTCGAGGTGCTCGATGAAATGCCTAAGTACGGTTGCGAGGCCGATGAGCATGTATTTGGCTGCCTCTTGGACGCCCTCTGCAAGAAAGGCAGTGTTAAAGAAGCTGCTTCGCTCTTCCAAGACATGAAGGAGCAGTTCCCTCCCAACCTGAAGCACTTCACCTCGCTCCTCTACGGTTGGTGCAAGCTGGGGAAGCTCATGGAGGCTAAATTTGTGTTGGTTCAGATGAAAGATGCCGGATTCGAGCCCGATGTCGTTGTTTTCAACACTTTGCTCGGTGGCTTTGCCGCCGCGGGTAAGATGGAGGATGGCTATGAGCTTCTGAAAGAGATGAGGCGTAGAGGGTGTGAACCAACTGTTGTTTCATACACCACCTTGATCCAGGCGCTTTGCTCAAGAGACAGAATGGACGAGGCTATGCTAATGTTTGTGGAAATGAGGCGTAATGGTTGTGCTGCTGATGCCGTGACATATTCGACTCTCATTAGTGGATTTTGTAAGTCAGGAAAACTCGATCGAGGTTATGAGTTCCTCGATGCAATGGTTGAGCAAGGATTGAGGCCTGATCCAAGTGCTTACTTCCACTTTTTTGCTTCATATGAGAAGAAGGACAAATTGGAGGAGTGTTTGGAGCTCATGAGCAAAATGTCAAAGAGTGGCTGTCTTCCTGATTTATCCATCTATAACATTGTTATAAGATTGATCTGCAAGCTTGGGGAGCTCAAACAAGCCATAACTATCTGGAACGAAATGGAAGCTAGTGGGCTCAGTCCTGGACTTGATACATTTGTGATAATGGTACATGGTTTTGTCGAGCAAGGATCATTAATTGAGGCATGCACATACTTCAAAGATATGGTCGGACGAGGTCTCTTTACCACACCTCAGTATGGCATCTTAAAAGATTTGTTGAATGCGCTATTAAGAGATGAGAAGCTTGAATTAGCTAAGGAGGTTTGGAGTTGCATATTGAACAATGGTTGTGAGTTAAATGTTTATGCTTGGACTATATGGATTCATGCTTTGCTCTCAAGAAAGCATGTAAAAGAGGCAAGCTTTTACTGTTTGAATATGCTTGATGCCGGGTTGATGCCGCAACCAAGCACATTTGCAAAGCTCATGAAAGGTTTGAAAAAACTATACAATAGGTTGATTGCTGCTGAGATAACAGAGAGAGTGAGGAAAATGGCTGAGGAAATGCACATTACTTTCAAAATGTATAAGAGACGAGGGGTGAGAGACCTTGAAGAGAAGGCAAAAGCACAGGCTAAggcaaagagaaaaagaaaaaaggagaaGAGTCATGGACGAAGATTCAATCACCAACACTCTAGGAATCCTTCTAATCAAGTAGATCCTTTCGATGAAGAAACCTATATTCCTTGA